In Schizosaccharomyces osmophilus chromosome 2, complete sequence, the following proteins share a genomic window:
- the rng3 gene encoding UCS-domain protein Rng3: MTFQRQIGLLQQLQSFYPSALTYSTAQCLIVELILQSPLTTTIALLNPEQTSAKEWSYLCSLTDCFSCILCSQRSIPSELHLVAQKVFASTLLPKLKVWIEYYSSQFVSHCVSTPVNLHDFPFVLFFQSPLGVQLFFRSWETDQESSRELLFSKFLSVCSSSAAFELARLCQNHDSRSKTVRLLCRSSSLKKSFLLSEFYEQLSAIILQENPDNLVYGLVKECLLLTSAHELVRLSLKRMNSLFLLCLPGHPEVVNKDFCLVWTELAERYCCQEDWLYLLNIICNFKSCREVIHKECAEFIEEQIHLRAAKMVGIKLAIQYNPKSIVPRVQDLLECGVCDSLLLETLRLTTTIGSIKKLVVDYPKVLRQLIDGLDTNSSLTEVNSSAVILYNLCKFKVQKAENEQELQRLRTMAEADSSYTASPEDEQIPTEKRIQAIISLQILQKLYSLSHTHLSLNELISKILVHIASVRNSRPELVQYGAVKFLTKPYFTERFNFNAAHALAKILISTAPQSVFTGSLPSNRAIDPICKLLQISEERINEYPILLAKFESLLALTNLASMDENSRQAIILKSWAAIDDLLISNHELVQRATVELVNNLSLSPYCLIKFIGENNSGPEATRLKILMALSDADDEATKLAACGSLVQICSCEAGCKAILDIYSNFEFVIRMLTDENIGVQHRALVCICNFVFSDNEAILAAFHKTPEALFTLRMYKSTQRELLTLKEEALLRIKSLTKT, translated from the coding sequence ATGACATTTCAAAGGCAAATCGGGCTTTTGCAACAGTTACAGAGTTTTTATCCTTCTGCTTTGACGTACAGTACTGCACAATGTCTCATTGTTGAATTGATCCTACAATCACCTCTTACAACTACAATTGCTTTATTAAATCCAGAACAAACGAGTGCTAAGGAATGGAGTTATCTCTGTTCCTTGACCGACTGCTTTTCGTGTATTTTATGCTCACAAAGGTCCATTCCTTCAGAATTACATCTTGTAGCACAGAAAGTATTTGCTTCCACacttcttccaaagctGAAGGTATGGATAGAGTACTATAGCTCTCAGTTTGTATCACATTGCGTTTCTACACCCGTCAATTTACACgactttccttttgtattaTTCTTCCAATCTCCTCTGGGTGTTCAGTTGTTTTTTCGTTCGTGGGAAACAGATCAAGAGTCTTCAAGAGAATTACTTTTCTCCAAATTTCTATCAGTTTGCTCGTCCTCTGCTGCATTTGAGCTTGCTCGGCTTTGCCAAAACCATGACAGTCGATCCAAAACAGTACGGTTGCTTTGCCGCTCTTCCTCATTAAAGAAATCGTTCCTGCTTTCAGAATTCTATGAACAGTTGAGTGCCATCATACTTCAAGAAAATCCAGATAACCTTGTCTACGGTCTTGTAAAAGAATGTTTATTACTGACCAGTGCACACGAGTTAGTCCGACTTTCGCTCAAGAGAATGAACTCATTATTCCTTTTATGTCTTCCAGGACATCCAGAAgttgtaaacaaagatttttgtcttgtttGGACTGAACTAGCTGAGAGATACTGCTGTCAAGAAGATTGGCTTTATCTGTTAAATATCATTTGCAACTTTAAGTCTTGCAGAGAAGTCATACATAAAGAATGCGCTGAATTTATAGAGGAACAAATTCATTTAAGAGCAGCTAAGATGGTTGGTATTAAACTAGCTATTCAATATAACCCTAAAAGCATAGTACCTCGGGTTCAAGATCTTCTTGAATGTGGAGTCTGTGATTCACTTCTCTTAGAAACATTGCGACTCACGACTACTATTGGCTCCATAAAAAAGTTAGTTGTGGATTATCCGAAGGTTTTACGGCAACTGATAGATGGCTTGGATACAAACTCATCCTTAACTGAAGTTAATTCTTCTGCGGTTATACTCTATAATCTTTGTAAATTCAAAGTTCaaaaagctgaaaatgAGCAAGAATTGCAACGGTTGCGTACTATGGCTGAAGCAGATTCATCGTACACTGCTTCCCCTGAGGATGAGCAAATACCAACTGAAAAGAGGATACAAGCAATTATTAGTCTTCAAATTTTACAGAAATTGTACTCATTGTCTCATACCCATCTCTCTTTGAATGAGTTAATCTCCAAAATTTTAGTACATATTGCTAGTGTCCGAAACAGTCGGCCTGAACTTGTGCAGTATGGTGCTGTCAAATTTTTGACTAAACCTTACTTTACGGAAAGGTTTAATTTTAATGCCGCTCATGCTTTAGCAAAGATTCTCATCAGCACAGCACCTCAAAGCGTATTTACTGGCTCTTTACCTTCTAATCGAGCGATTGATCCTATTTGCAAACTACTGCAAATTAGCGAAGAAAGGATTAACGAATATCCTATTTTATTAGCAAAGTTTGAATCTTTATTAGCACTAACAAATTTAGCATCCATGGATGAAAATAGTCGTCAAGCtattattttgaaatcATGGGCAGCCATCGATGACTTGCTTATAAGCAACCATGAATTAGTCCAAAGAGCAACAGTAGAACTTGTTAATAATTTGTCCCTTTCTCCATATTGCTTAATTAAGTTTATTGGCGAGAACAATTCCGGGCCCGAAGCTACACGTCTAAAAATCCTTATGGCATTAAGTGATGCTGACGATGAAGCGACAAAGTTGGCGGCATGTGGATCTTTGGTGCAAATATGCAGTTGCGAAGCAGGATGTAAAGCTATACTGGACATTTACTCGAACTTTGAGTTTGTTATTCGGATGTTGACGGATGAAAACATTGGGGTCCAACATCGTGCACTAGTGTGTATAtgtaattttgttttctctgACAATGAAGCAATCCTTGCAGCATTCCATAAAACTCCGGAAGCCCTGTTCACATTACGTATGTATAAATCTACTCAAAGAGAACTATTGACATTGAAGGAAGAAGCACTTTTGAGGATCAAAAGTTTAACGAAAACGTGA
- a CDS encoding endoplasmic reticulum EF hand protein, whose product MKEEHHIDKFTDESFFRLHDLANKGYWTDRDILTLYGIYNNDDVPIFKKNEILVDVLKKTDASQNRYVTLDEFLDFRKNGGELTDFGFPGHHGDEEEEFEMHHVEKYHPAGLDEPDENWNHPEDIEHFQKHDELFHGEKRPEERRKHYLKPNNIPTKFRRVTIQI is encoded by the coding sequence atgaaagaagaacacCATATTGATAAATTCACAGACGAATCCTTTTTTCGTCTTCATGATTTAGCAAACAAAGGATACTGGACCGATCGTGATATCCTTACTCTTTACGGTATTTATAATAATGATGATGTTCCgatcttcaaaaagaatgaaattttggttgacgttctaaagaaaactgATGCTTCGCAAAATCGATATGTCACTTTGGACGAATTCTTAGACTTTCGTAAGAATGGAGGTGAGCTTACTGACTTTGGTTTTCCTGGACATCATggagatgaagaagaagagtttGAAATGCATCACGTAGAGAAGTACCATCCTGCCGGTCTCGATGAACCTGACGAAAACTGGAATCATCCCGAGGATATTGAACATTTCCAAAAGCATGATGAACTTTTTCACGGCGAAAAACGACCTGAAGAGAGACGTAAGCATTATTTGAAGCCAAACAACATCCCAACCAAGTTCCGCCGAGTAACCATTCaaatataa
- the bcd1 gene encoding snoRNA biogenesis protein Bcd1, whose amino-acid sequence MSEGRSKICSVCKTNVSKYRCPGCESLYCSLSCNKTHKERTECSGKRDPTKFIPKNQLVSHLNSDYNFLSGLEKVLEKKEKDESASIHRADRNRTQLKRSIEKTGINVHLAPPSIKKRKDNKTHFDRKKRHVVWTIEWQLHDVSIQGSPIAVCLTHQNNENDSIDKLWENFLKENENKLPIDLSKFQLGNHPKWVMKARRSVSRGDIFKKVSPFVPFSSVLQQIEIFEFPTVHILPGEIPVFTLSDYETSSEEEEEEEEESESSDSESSCDSTDRESDTERLDLASSNEEYSAGPKETPIPTFDATSNKEEEKEVQSNSPDASLDDALLLNKEKSNAVGDSTTLPPLFGSFFQKKD is encoded by the coding sequence ATGTCAGAAGGGCGATCCAAAATTTGCTCTGTTTGCAAGACAAATGTTAGCAAATATAGATGCCCTGGATGTGAATCTTTGTATTGCTCTTTAAGCTGCAATAAAACCCATAAAGAGCGGACAGAATGCTCAGGTAAAAGAGACCCCACAAAATTTATTCCTAAAAACCAACTAGTGAGTCATTTAAACTCTGACTATAACTTCCTTTCTGGGTTGGAAAAggttttagaaaagaaggagaaggaTGAATCCGCCTCCATTCATCGCGCAGATCGAAATCGGACACAGTTAAAACGATCGATTGAAAAGACAGGGATTAATGTTCATCTAGCACCTCCTTCaattaagaaaagaaaagacaataAAACACACTTcgatagaaagaaaagacatGTAGTGTGGACCATCGAATGGCAGCTTCATGATGTTTCTATTCAGGGATCTCCAATTGCTGTTTGCTTGACTCACCAgaataatgaaaatgacTCCATTGATAAACTATGGGAAAATtttcttaaagaaaatgaaaataagtTACCTATAGATCTCTCAAAATTTCAGCTGGGTAACCATCCAAAATGGGTCATGAAAGCGAGACGATCAGTTTCTCGCGGtgatattttcaaaaaggtgTCACCCTTCGTACCATTCTCATCTGTATTGCAACAGATAGAAATTTTCGAATTTCCAACGGTTCATATTCTTCCTGGAGAGATTCCTGTCTTTACACTTTCTGATTACGAAACATCAtccgaagaagaagaagaagaagaagaagaaagtgaaAGCTCGGATAGTGAGTCCTCTTGTGATAGTACTGACAGAGAAAGTGATACCGAGAGACTAGACttagcttcttcaaatgaagaatatTCAGCAGGTCCCAAGGAAACACCAATTCCCACTTTCGATGCTACATCAAAtaaagaggaagaaaaggaagtaCAAAGTAATTCACCGGATGCTTCTTTGGATGATGCACTTTTGTTAAATaaggaaaaatcaaatgcTGTTGGAGACTCAACAACTCTTCCTCCCTTGTTCggttcttttttccaaaagaaagattga
- a CDS encoding nuclear export chaperone, translating into MAKRQNNASEDTQMNEIMKAPDMDFINIDFEFFDPQPIDFHAFKNLLKQLLGYDHTNVNISALSDLILSQPLLGSTVKIDGNNSDPYAMLSVINLNSRREEPVIKELTSYVLSRIAASNPNMEKQVRELLSPDSNAQIGLIINERLINMPVQVIPPMYNMLLEEMQWAIDANEPYNFTHYLLLSRSYVEVASKLDDEDERPKKKGKKAGEQELCYFHPEDEQFRQAGLAVADYSFANQDFNPDMNRVFQDAGIKPQGESILLTHDAFKSLVPQLLDVYNA; encoded by the exons ATGGCAAAACGACAGAATAATGCGTCAGAAGACACTCAGATGAATGAAATTATGAAAGCTCCAGACATGGATTTCATTAATATCG attttgaattttttgacCCTCAGCCTATTGACTTCCATGCTTTTAAAAACTTGTTGAAACAGTTGTTGGGCTATGATCACACAAACGTAAACATTAGTGCTCTTTCTGATTTAATTTTAAGCCAGCCTTTATTGGGCTCTACTGTCAAGATCGATGGAAACAATTCCGACCCTTATGCTATGCTTTCTGTCATAAATTTAAATAGCAGAAGA GAAGAGCCGGTGATAAAGGAACTCACTTCTTATGTGCTTTCTAGAATTGCAGCGTCCAATCCAAACATGGAGAAGCAAGTGCGTGAACTATTGTCTCCGGATTCCAATGCACAGATTGGTTTGATTATCAACGAACGATTGATTAACATGCCCGTTCAAGTAATTCCTCCTATGTACAACATGcttttagaagaaatgcAGTGGGCTATCGATGCGAATGAACCGTACAACTTTACTCATTATCTATTGTTGTCAAGAAGTTACGTTGAGGTCGCTTCGAAGCTTGATGATGAGGATGAACGACCCAAGAAGAAAGGCAAAAAAGCAGGAGAACAAGAGCTTTGCTACTTCCATCCAGAAGATGAACAGTTTCGTCAAGCTGGACTGGCCGTTGCCGATTACTCTTTTGCCAACCAGGATTTCAACCCTGATATGAACCGCGTGTTCCAGGATGCTGGTATTAAGCCTCAAGGTGAATCAATTTTGTTGACTCACGATGCTTTCAAATCTTTAGTTCCTCAACTGCTAGATGTGTATAATGCTTAA
- the sen54 gene encoding tRNA-splicing endonuclease subunit Sen54, translated as MNAQEGENPFTNFEDAVDATEDVQDWRFLSNVKVDQGNYTIPKRGEKDFEPDGTLKQEGVLELSRKAMYDALSVERLISFKHVIIGVWNWEKKMACVEKVHGPFFKTMGQGDSKNRVWLLPEETLYLVERGSMECWAPNGVPMSLQSLYAATIPFCGSLESYLVYAHLRRCGFSVVRSKQVQRNYDNLSNSTDNARIGLWSVGMKKVLSAFHYLSFIKLWSPKSSKGYGFLPKRTYRDFKQVYEDIQIVPGYFPRPHTLDEEFVAPFQLTYDVYKPSEIFKKSALKEPDFRICVVDAQSTVVPTCMQLNRLFGIVPIQENPSRHMMQRLKEGVRSVIFAVVDYGVVSYVRFSDVCMNEKLFLEQPRKRGKGDVKKKGITNTNLKGN; from the exons ATGAATGCTCAAGAGGGCGAAAACCCTTTCAccaattttgaagatgctGTAGACGCTACTGAAGATGTTCAAGATTGGCGCTTCTTGTCCAATGTAAAAGT AGACCAAGGCAATTACACAATTCCTAAAAGAggagaaaaagattttgagcCAGATGGAACACTGAAACAAGAGGGAGTTTTAGAGCTTAGCCGTAAGGCTATGTACGATGCATTGTCAGTGGAAAGacttatttcttt CAAGCATGTTATTATAGGAGTATGGAATTGGGAGAAGAAGATGGCTTGCGTAGAGAAAGTGCACGgacctttttttaaaacaatGGGCCAAGgtgattcaaaaaatcgtGTGTGGCTTCTCCCGGAAGAAACATTATATTTGGTAGAACGAGGATCAATGGAATGCTGGGCACCAAATGGTGTCCCTATGAGTCTACAGTCTCTCTATGCAGCAACTATACCGTTTTGTGGCTCTTTAGAAAGTTATCTTGTATACGCTCACCTGCGAAGATGTGGATTTTCGGTTGTGCGATCCAAACAAGTACAAAGAAACTACGATAATTTATCCAACTCTACAGATAATGCAAGGATTGGGTTATGGAGTGTTGGAATGAAGAAAGTATTGTCTGCTTTCCATTATTTGAGCTTTATAAAACTTTGGTCGCCAAAGAGCAGCAAAGGTTACGgttttttaccaaaaagaacttaCAGAGACTTTAAACAAGTATATGAAGATATCCAAATTGTCCCTGGGTACTTTCCGAGGCCACATACtcttgatgaagaattcGTAGCTCCTTTTCAACTAACTTATGATGTATATAAACCGTCCGAAATTTTCAAGAAGTCAGCCTTGAAAGAGCCAGATTTTAGAATATGTGTTGTTGATGCTCAAAGTACAGTCGTTCCGACATGTATGCAGCTAAACCGTCTCTTCGGCATAGTCCCTATTCAAGAGAACCCGTCGAGGCATATGATGCAAAGACTAAAGGAGGGAGTTAGGAGTGTTATTTTTGCTGTTGTTGATTATGGTGTCGTTAGTTACGTTCGATTTTCTGATGTATgtatgaatgaaaaattgtttcttgAGCAACCCAGAAAGCGCGGAAAGGGAGacgtaaagaaaaagggaattaCAAATACTAATCTAAAAGGGAATTGA
- the qcr2 gene encoding ubiquinol-cytochrome-c reductase complex core protein Qcr2: protein MPMNNMRSLTKNLKKISQNRGIHGVSYVPQKLQGISFAGRETASPTGSLSVVVRAGSRYQPDAGVAHLLEKFAFKNTEDRSALRITRESELLGGQLSTQLTPEHIILTARFLNEYMEYYARLLAEVVDASQYLGFQYKEEVLPAAKLESSLWKGNPMNVAMAKLHEKAFHRGLGDLPYLPLGANASISQITDYAKAAYVKSNFSVVSSGPDVQKAADTVAKYFSVVRDGNPLPTAPTKVASGESRIYSSKPMNHFLLGFPTNTAPSAELYVLSSILGGRPSVKWSHGNSLLAKASEKASEFKATAAANLHPYTDASLLSIVVSGTCPKSIKATASESVQALKSLTSSIPVETIKAAVADAKTKYLSSYEPSVLNPVSTTSLFATNYQPEPFISALDAVTPESVAKTASTLLSRPASTVAVGKLNHLPYYDEL, encoded by the coding sequence ATGCCAATGAATAATATGAGATCATTAACaaaaaacttgaagaagatCTCTCAAAATCGAGGCATTCACGGAGTCTCGTATGTCCCTCAAAAATTACAAGGTATTTCGTTCGCTGGTAGAGAAACAGCTAGTCCCACTGGGTCCTTGTCCGTTGTGGTCCGTGCTGGTAGCCGTTATCAACCTGATGCTGGTGTCGCTCACTTGTTGGAAAAGTTTGCCTTTAAAAACACTGAAGATCGCTCTGCATTGCGCATTACTCGTGAATCAGAACTTTTGGGAGGTCAGCTTTCCACCCAATTGACTCCTGAGCACATTATTTTGACTGCACGCTTTTTAAACGAATATATGGAGTATTACGCTCGTTTACTCGCCGAAGTTGTTGATGCTTCTCAATATCTTGGCTTCCAGtataaagaagaagtttTGCCCGCCGCTAAGTTGGAAAGCTCTTTATGGAAGGGCAACCCCATGAACGTTGCCATGGCCAAACTTCACGAAAAGGCTTTCCATCGCGGTCTCGGTGACTTGCCTTATCTACCACTGGGAGCTAATGCTTCTATTTCCCAAATTACTGATTATGCTAAGGCTGCCTACGTAAAGTCTAACTTTTCGGTTGTTTCTTCCGGTCCTGATGTCCAAAAGGCTGCTGATACAGTTGCAAAGTATTTCTCAGTAGTTCGTGACGGGAACCCTCTTCCTACTGCTCCTACTAAGGTTGCATCTGGAGAATCTCGCATCTACTCTAGCAAGCCAATGAACCACTTCTTACTTGGTTTCCCCACCAATACTGCTCCTTCGGCTGAGCTTTACGTTTTGTCCTCTATCCTCGGTGGACGCCCCTCTGTCAAGTGGTCTCACGGAAACTCTTTACTTGCTAAAGCTTCTGAGAAGGCCTCTGAATTCAAGGCCACTGCTGCCGCCAACTTGCATCCTTACACTGACGCTAGCCTTTTGTCCATTGTAGTTTCTGGTACTTGCCCTAAGTCTATCAAGGCTACTGCTTCCGAATCCGTTCAAGCCCTTAAGTCCTTGACCTCTTCTATTCCTGTAGAAACCATTAAGGCTGCCGTTGCGGATGCCAAGACCAAGTACCTTAGCTCTTACGAACCTAGTGTTTTGAACCCCGTTTCTACCACTTCTCTCTTTGCTACAAATTATCAACCTGAGCCTTTCATTTCTGCTTTAGATGCTGTCACACCTGAGTCCGTCGCCAAGACTGCTTCCACTTTATTATCTCGTCCTGCTAGCACCGTTGCAGTTGGCAAACTTAATCACTTGCCTTACTATGATGAGCTTTAA
- the raf1 gene encoding CLRC ubiquitin ligase complex WD repeat subunit Raf1/Dos1, whose translation MNEDFPSIKRQRTLNKWNNELLPKTDLEDETIYENLEDGFELYDPFDQVQVPRSRVSQPIKAKIEKKEPENFDEDEELRLCLSSGLYYPKSRPYLSKKAREHIDLLYNTPKNFLESTILHVDFTPQECQILQKAKRKYGPVNTVRFHDAFPIYISPKIPGRTYKDCQKFEADYPSLIPVADYGALQLKKQERACYLPKYFEKLFDAKVSHFHRGNCINLMQSETILFMTPWKYFNETSGDTVCVDFNPLFGKFAFGSTAQDGAYNRVGNLWLGDLQVDTVQALAGHYKTNEYGENEFSTISDLCFSQNGQFLYTGAFDNTVKVWDMAGTLCGISNEPNDRIHKLSLSKDDVLAVACKNGLGYMLPIDKNSGSILSSQKLIYPNALKKKFSASLIEYSSSSSDNDSSSRVVVGYDSFHLSDSRGCLALFDSTNGNFIQRFNTADEAFTSLYMHPSNIGFVASSNNSHKGKVYYIDTRIYQPAIVFNTLQRDINHATISNSGFLVSSSGTDNQTFVWDSRKPNKVLNVLKHGQTKMIHFDDANQEEVDAGVTMAQWVPNGSLFVTGGSDGIVKVWDLRLNEPFIRNFAELDFAITHGVFSPDTTKLSVCCNGGDVYMYNIGNDNHNEFGGFTFKEHNII comes from the coding sequence ATGAATGAAGATTTTCCATCAATAAAACGACAAAGAACTTTAAATAAATGGAACAATGAACTCTTACCGAAAACGGACTTGGAGGATGAAACgatttatgaaaatttaGAGGATGGATTTGAGCTTTATGATCCTTTTGACCAAGTACAAGTTCCCCGTAGTCGGGTCTCACAACCTATTAAAGCGaagatagaaaagaaagaacccgaaaattttgatgaagatgagGAATTAAGGTTGTGTTTAAGTTCTGGTTTATACTATCCAAAGTCTCGTCCATATTTGAGCAAAAAGGCAAGAGAGCATATTGATCTTTTATATAATACGCCGAAAAATTTTTTAGAGTCTACAATCCTTCATGTTGATTTCACCCCTCAAGAATGTCAAATCCTTCAGAAGgccaaaaggaaatatgGGCCTGTTAACACTGTTCGGTTCCATGatgcttttccaatttATATTTCTCCAAAAATACCTGGAAGAACCTACAAAGATTGTCAGAAATTTGAGGCCGATTATCCAAGCCTGATCCCTGTTGCAGATTATGGAGCCTTGCAGttgaagaaacaagaaCGAGCTTGTTATCTTCcgaaatattttgaaaaattgttCGATGCGAAAGTATCACACTTCCATCGGGGAAATTGTATCAACCTCATGCAGAGTGAGACCATTCTGTTTATGACACCTTGGAAGTACTTTAACGAAACAAGTGGTGATACAGTGTGCGTTGATTTTAATCCTTTATTTGGAAAGTTTGCTTTTGGAAGTACAGCTCAGGACGGTGCGTACAATAGAGTTGGCAATTTATGGCTGGGTGATCTTCAGGTGGATACCGTTCAAGCCTTAGCGGGTCATTACAAAACTAATGAGTATGGAGAGAATGAGTTTTCAACCATCTCTgatctttgcttttctcaGAATGGACAATTTTTATATACTGGTGCTTTTGATAATACTGTGAAGGTTTGGGACATGGCGGGAACCCTCTGTGGAATTTCTAATGAACCCAATGATCGAATTCATAAGCTCTCTTTATCTAAAGATGATGTGCTTGCTGTGGCATGCAAAAACGGTCTTGGTTATATGCTTCCAATAGACAAAAACTCGGGCAGTATACTTTCTTCTCAAAAACTAATATATCCTAACGcactgaagaaaaaattttccGCATCGTTGATTGAAtactcttcttcttcttcagataATGATTCCTCTTCTCGTGTCGTTGTAGGATACGACAGTTTTCATTTATCTGACTCGCGTGGATGTCTTGCCTTATTTGACTCTACTAATGGTAACTTCATCCAAAGGTTTAATACGGCTGATGAAGCATTTACTTCCCTTTATATGCATCCGTCAAACATTGGATTTGTAGCCAGTAGTAATAACTCTcacaaaggaaaagtttATTACATTGATACAAGGATTTACCAACCTGCCATTGTGTTTAATACCTTACAAAGAGATATTAATCATGCTACAATTAGCAATTCTGGGTTCCTTGTTTCATCTAGCGGAACTGACAATCAAACTTTTGTTTGGGATTCTCGCAAACCCAATAAGGTCttgaatgttttgaaacatgggcaaacaaaaatgatTCATTTTGATGATGCAAATCAGGAAGAAGTAGATGCAGGTGTTACTATGGCCCAGTGGGTTCCGAATGGAAGCCTATTTGTTACTGGCGGCAGTGACGGCATTGTAAAAGTTTGGGATCTTCGATTAAATGAGCCATTCATACGAAACTTTGCTGAGCTGGACTTTGCGATCACTCACGGAGTCTTTAGTCCGGATACAACCAAACTTTCAGTCTGCTGTAACGGAGGCGATGTATATATGTATAATATAGGAAACGATAATCATAACGAATTTGGGGGGTTTACATTTAAAGAGCACAACATTATTTGA